CTCGATGCCGAAGGGGTCGACAGGGCTCTTCTCGCCGAGAGAGGGATTCGTTGTTACCTGAGCCAGATGCTGGAGATCGGCCACTTCCACGCCGATGCCCACCCAGGCAACTATTTCGCCTTGCCCGATGGGCGCGTTGGATTCACCGATTTCGGCAGGCTGGGCAGGGTTACGGAGGAGTCACGTTATCGCTTTATCGATCTTGTTTGGGCTGCTGTCAACAAGGACCACCGGCTGGCGACCGACACACTCATGGCAGTGGGGATGAATCCAGCAGTCGACGAGGTCGCCTTGGGCCGCGAGGTTGCGCGTCTAATCAACAAGTATCATGGCATGGAGCTTGGCAGGATGAACTTCTCGGAGCTTTCTTCCGAGACATTGGGGCTGATCAGGAACTACTCTCTGGGTGTTCCAAGCGACTTCGCGATGATGCTAGGGACTTTTGTGGTGCTTGAGGGGGTCGGCAGGATGCTTGATCCAGCCTTCGACTTCGCCACCGTAGCCACACCGCATGTCGAGCGGGTCGTGCGCGAGCGATCGAGCGTCGAAGCTCTGACCGCAAGGGGAGTCAAGGCCTTCGCCCATGCACTGCGCGTGCTCGAGCAACTCCCTGACTCGACCGATCGCATGCTCAGACGACTATCGCAAGGCGAGATCAAGGTTTCGGTCAGAGCCACGGATTACGAGAACTTGGTGGTGCGCATCCAGGAGTCGGTCAATCGTCTGGCTTTCGCCATTGTAGTGGCAGCTCTGATCATCGGATTCTCGTCACTGCTTCGCGCAACCGGCGTCCCCGGCTGGGTGCAATTCGTGGGGCAAGTGGGACTGGTCGCAGCGTTCGGGGTGAGTATGTGGTTCTTCGGCTCGATCATTCTTGCTACTTTTAGGCAAAGGGACGCTAAGAGCCGCATTTCGCGGTAGAATCGCAGACGCGAACCTGATGGATGACTCGCCTGCGGTGCCTACCCACTCAGAGTGCCGACAAGCGGAATCGAAAGGACCACCAGTGGCCAAAGATCGCCTACGTGAATTGTTTGGAGATTGGGAGGCCGTCATCGGCCTGGAGATCCACACCGAGCTCACAGCATGTGCCAGCAAGATGTTCTGTGGCTGCCCTGTCGAGTTTGCCGGTGAGCCCAACACCCGCGTATGCCCTGTTTGTCTCGGCATGCCCGGGGCGCTGCCGACCCCCAATGCTCGTGCGATAGAGATGACGGTGTTGGCCGGATTGTCGGTCTCGTGCGAGATCGCTCGCGAAAGCCGGTTCCACCGCAAACAGTACTTCTACCCAGACATGCCGAGCAACTACCAGATCTCCCAGTACGACCAGCCTTTCTGCGGCCTGGGGTTCATCGACATCCAGATTGACGGCCCGGAAGCGAAGCAGCGCATCGACCGCGACACCGCCGAGAACGTCACTCCCATCGACGGAGATGCTGCAGCTTACTCGGCGAGGATCGGGATCACCCGCATTCACCTTGAGGAAGACACCGGCAAGATGGTGCACGTCGGCGGTGCCGAAGGGCGGCTCCAAGGCGCGACCAGGTCGCTGATCGACTTCAACAGGGCCGGAACGCCGCTCATCGAGCTTGTGACCGAGCCCGACATTCGAACCCCCGAGGAGGCTCGGCGATTCGCCCAGCAGATGAGACTCACCTGGCTTGCCCTGGGAATCTCGGACTGCAATATGGAAGAGGGCTCGATGCGCGTGGATGCCAACGTCAGCGTGCGCAGGCGCGGCGAGGAGGGCTTCGGCACGAAGGCGGAGATCAAGAACCTCAACTCATTCAAATCCCTGCACGATGGCGTCGCATACGAGATCGTGCGACAGATCGAGACGCTGCAGTCAGGCGGAACCGTAATCCAGGAGACCCGTCACTGGGACGCCTCGGCGAAAAAGACCAGCGCACTTCGCAGCAAAGAACAGGCGCACGACTACCGTTACTTCCCGGATCCTGACATCGTGCCGTTCGAACTCAGCGACGAGTGGATCGAGGGCCTTCGCGCCACGCTTCCCGAGTTACCCGCCGCCAGGCGCCAGCGGTACAGGACCGAGTTCGGGCTGTCCGCATATGACGCCGGTGCACTTGTAAGCGACGCGGATCTTGCGACGCTCTTCGAGGAGACGCTCGGTTTGACCGGGGCCGCAAAAGCCAAAGCGGTTGCGAACGTAGTGCTCAATGATGTAGCCGCTTTTCTCAACGCCGAGGGCGTGGCACTGGCACAGTCCCGCCTGACACCGGGCGGCATCGCCGAACTCGTCGAACTCGTGAGCGACGGCGTGATCTCGAGCAAGCAGGCCAAGGAGGTCTTCGCCGAGATGGCCGCGAGCGGACAGATGCCCGCCGAAATCGCTGATACCCGCGGGATGCGGCAGGTCAGCGACCACTCAGCGATCGAGGAGGTCGTCGATCGGGTGCTGGCTGCCAATGCATCGCAGGTCGAGAGCTTCCGCTCGGGTAAGACAGGGCTTCTAGGATTCTTCGTGGGCCAGGTCATCAAGGAGATGGGCGGGCAGGCGAACCCCAAGGTCGTCAGCGAGATTCTCGGCAGGAAGCTGGGGTCGGGAGGATAAGCGCACGCCCTGCGGCCTGCACTTGAGACCGAATGCGGTGCGAGGACATCCGACACTCAAGTCGGGNNNNNNNNNNNNNNNNNNNNNNNNNNNNNNNNNNNNNNNNNNNNNNNNNNNNNNNNNNNNNNNNNNNNNNNNNNNNNNNNNNNNNNNNNNNNNNNNNNNNNNNNNNNNNNNNNNNNNNNNNNNNNNNNNNNNNNNNNNNNNNNNNNNNNNNNNNNNNNNNNNNNNNNNNNNNNNNNNNNNNNNNNNNNNNNNNNNNNNNNNNNNNNNNNNNNNNNNNNNNNNNNNNNNNNNNNNNNNNNNNNNNNNNNNNNNNNNNNNNNNNNNNNNNNNNNNNNNNNNNNNNNNNNNNNNNNNNNNNNNNNNNNNNNNNNNNNNNNNNNNNNNNNNNNNNNNNNNNNNNNNNNNNNNNNNNNNNNNNNNNNNNNNNNNNNNNNNNNNNNNNNNNNNNNNNNNNNNNNNNNNNNNNNNNNNNNNNNNNNNNNNNNNNNNNNNNNNNNNNNNNNNNNNNNNNNNNNNNNNNNNNNNNNNNNNNNNNNNNNNNNNNNNNNNNNNNNNNNNNNNNNNNNNNNNNNNNNNNNNNNNNNNNNNNNNNNNNNNACGAACATGATTGTCGGATTCGACACCCTGGAGAACCTCTCCAAAGGCGGCAGGATCGGCAAGGTCTCGGCGTTTCTCGGAACCATGCTCAACGTCAAGGTGACATTGACCGTTGACGATCAGGGTGCATTCCATCCGGTGGCTCGCTCCCGCGGCGAGAAAGCCGCACTCGAGCACACCGTCAACTGGGTCAAGGAGCAGATGGGGCAGGCTACATCGGGCAAGTTCTTTGTCTTACATGCTATGTCTGCCGAAAGGGCCCACAGAATTGCAGACGAGATCGCTGGCCTTTTCCCGGGCTCCGACATCAGCGTCCGCGAGGTGGGCTCGGTTATCGCAGCTCACACCGGCACCGCATGGGGAGTCGCGCTTCTGCCCAACGAGTAGTTGCGCTAAGCAGGGCGGTCACTTGCAGAAGCAAGGCGGCCCGGTCACCTGCCCATGATGCTCGCGACATAGAGCGCGTGGGCCGCGAGATGCGGGGCTAGGGCGAGCGTCCTGTCGAACTGACGTAGCGCGCTTGCGGCGGTGGGCAGATGCGCTTCGTCTCCCGTAAGCTTCGCGAGCCTCACGGCATTCTCGGCGAGCATCGAAGCGCCTGACGGCGCCGGGCTGTCTGCGTACTCGACGGGTGCCACCGGCAAGAGCGGATCACCCACGCTCATCACGAAGCCCTGGTCGCTCGCGAACAGCCCAGCGGCCTCGCCTTGCAACCTGATGGCGGTTCGAAGCATGTCCTTGCGGCCCGCGTGCTCGTAGGCGCTCAGACAGGCGGCGACGGTCGCGGCGTAATCCTCGAGGAAACGGATGTCCTTCAGACTCTTGTCGTCGGAGGTGCGCAGCAACTTGCGTCCTTTCAGGCACTCGCCGAGAAGCCACTCCAGCGCCTGCATTCCCGCGGCCACCATCCAATCATCACCGAATTCCGCACCTGCCTCGATGAGCCCGCGCGCGGCGATGGCGTTGTGCGCGGTGATGGTGTTCTGGGTCACCTGATAGTCGACCGATTCGCCTTCGGCCTCCTCGGCATCGATGAAAACCGCCGAGAAAAACCCGCAGTCCGGTCGTCGCATGCGCCGCTCGAGCATGTCGGCGGTCAGGCGCGCGGCCGATTGGTATGCCTCGGAAGGTTCGATCGCGTTCGCTCTGGCCAATGTCGAGAGCAGCAGCCCCTGGTCGATACGGATGTCCTTCAGACTCTTGTCGTCGGAGGTGCGCAGCAACTTGCGTCCTTTCAGGCACTCGCCGAGAAGCCACTCCAGCGCCTGCATTCCCGCGGCCACCATCCAATCATCACCGAATTCCGCACCTGCCTCGATGAGCCCGCGCGCGGCGATGGCGTTGTGCGCGGTGATGGTGTTCTGGGTCACCTGATAGTCGACCGATTCGCCTTCGGCCTCCTCGGCATCGATGAAAACCGCCGAGAAAAACCCGCAGTCCGGTCGTCGCATGCGCCGCTCGAGCATGTCGGCGGTCAGGCGCGCGGCCGATTGGTATGCCTCGGAAGGTTCGATCGCGTTCGCTCTGGCCAATGTCGAGAGCAGCAGCCCCTGGTCGATGAGCGCCTTCTCGGCAGCAGGGGAGCCCCAATCGCGAAGGTCGCTCATGCGGAAGACCCCGCCATCGGCGGAGTCGAAGATGGCGCTCGAGAGCATCGAGTTGAGCCACTTGCGTGCAGCCTCGATCCGCCAGGCAGCGCCGCTGGACCCGTGTGTCGCCAAAAGCAGGTCGATGACGGGCGTCTGTGGGAACTTGGGCCCGTGGCCCAGGCCTCCGTGCTCCTCGTCGAGCAACTCGCGGATCTTCTCGATCGCCGAGTCGAGGTCGGGAGCCTCAGTGGCAGAGTCCGCAGGGGAGTTCATGGCGCGTAGGAACTCGAGAGCTTCGGCCCCACCCGCGATGGCGCCTTCGCGGTCGAGGGTCCATACCCGCAGGCCCGTCGAAGCGAGGTCCATGAATGACTGTGCGTCCGGATCATTAGCAACCCGCGGAAAATACGTCCCGCCGAGGAAAGGGGAGCCGTCCTCAAGCAAGAACAGGTTCAGGGGCCACCCGCCAGCACCGGTCGCAGCACCACTCCAGGTCTGGAACAAGGCGTCGATGTCGGGTCGGCACTCGCGATCCACAAGGATGCGAACGAAGTGCCTGTTGAGGAAGCCTCCCAACTCGGTGTCGCGGAAGGACTCAGCCTGTGTAAGGCGACACTGTGGACACGAGGCATAGCCCACCGAGAGGAAGATAGGAAGATTCATCTTCTTTGCCCTGGCGAAAGCCTTCTTGCCCCATGGACGCCATTGGACCAGATCGTCGGTGTGGGCCTGCAGGTATGCGGACTTCTCGCCTGACAGGCGGCTTGGGGTTTGAGGGCTTTGTTCCACGGACTTCCTTTCGGCAGGGAAAAAGACACGATGACCAATCTACCGCATCAAGGCATGTCCGTGTAACTCCTGCCGCCCCCGGTCAGCCTTTTTCGGCAACGAAGCACGCTCTCTTGCCAACGATTCGACTGGTTGACACTCAAGCAGGGCTTCGCTTAGTGTGACGTGACTCACGGGAGGAGAGAGCACAGCTGATGCTGACACAATCTGATGGGGATGACCTAGGGGCCGAGGACGCTTTAGGTGAACATGAAGGCGAAGCAGGCGCATCTCAGAGCCCACCTCGCCTGCGTCTTGCACGTTCGGTGCTGAGCTTATCGCAGATTTGGGACTCTCTAATAGCGGTGATCGTACTCATTGCCATCATCGCATTCGCTCAATTACCATTCGCCCCAGAGTTTTTGAAGTCGAATCTGGCCATCATCTGTCTACTCTATGCGGCCTCGGCTATTGCTGATGTACTCGTCGTGACCCCGTTCACGCACCGACGATACTCGCTGCAGGTGTTCCCTGATAGGCTGATCATCAGGCAGGGCTGGATATTCCAGCAAGTCGTCACAATCCCTCGTCGTAGCGTTTTGAATTTGCGACACCGACGCGGTCCGGTACTGCGAAGACTCGACCTCACTACCGTTTCGCTTCTCACTATCGTCGGTGATCAGAGGGTCGGGATCCTCGATCCGGGGCAGGTACAGCTCATCGAGGGATTCGTCAACGGGGAAGCACTTGATGTACTCACATAATAGTCGCTGGATGATTGCGGTGGACGCGATTCAGGCTGCAAGGAATTACGTGCCCACGGGGATCGTTTTCTACTTGGCGCAGCCGCGCCTGGAGGGGTCACTCGATCTGGTAGTCACAGTTGTCTTCGTGGTCTATTCATTCACGACCGCATTCTCCGTGTTCACGCGTTGGGCTACCCGACTATTCACCTTCAATGACCGCGACATCCGGCATAGGGGTGGACTCCTGACCAAGACCGATGTTGCTATTCCATGGACATCGGTTGTCGCGATTGAGGTTCACAAAGATCCAATTCGTAGTTTTGTGGGGTGCTGCAAGGTGGTGATCCGCGCATCTGCGGGACTTGACAGCGAGATCACTCTCGACACTGTTCGCTTAGAGCTGGCAGAGGAGATACAGCGCGCT
The genomic region above belongs to Actinomycetota bacterium and contains:
- a CDS encoding AarF/UbiB family protein; translated protein: LDAEGVDRALLAERGIRCYLSQMLEIGHFHADAHPGNYFALPDGRVGFTDFGRLGRVTEESRYRFIDLVWAAVNKDHRLATDTLMAVGMNPAVDEVALGREVARLINKYHGMELGRMNFSELSSETLGLIRNYSLGVPSDFAMMLGTFVVLEGVGRMLDPAFDFATVATPHVERVVRERSSVEALTARGVKAFAHALRVLEQLPDSTDRMLRRLSQGEIKVSVRATDYENLVVRIQESVNRLAFAIVVAALIIGFSSLLRATGVPGWVQFVGQVGLVAAFGVSMWFFGSIILATFRQRDAKSRISR
- a CDS encoding PH domain-containing protein, whose amino-acid sequence is MLTQSDGDDLGAEDALGEHEGEAGASQSPPRLRLARSVLSLSQIWDSLIAVIVLIAIIAFAQLPFAPEFLKSNLAIICLLYAASAIADVLVVTPFTHRRYSLQVFPDRLIIRQGWIFQQVVTIPRRSVLNLRHRRGPVLRRLDLTTVSLLTIVGDQRVGILDPGQVQLIEGFVNGEALDVLT
- a CDS encoding DUF255 domain-containing protein, encoding MEQSPQTPSRLSGEKSAYLQAHTDDLVQWRPWGKKAFARAKKMNLPIFLSVGYASCPQCRLTQAESFRDTELGGFLNRHFVRILVDRECRPDIDALFQTWSGAATGAGGWPLNLFLLEDGSPFLGGTYFPRVANDPDAQSFMDLASTGLRVWTLDREGAIAGGAEALEFLRAMNSPADSATEAPDLDSAIEKIRELLDEEHGGLGHGPKFPQTPVIDLLLATHGSSGAAWRIEAARKWLNSMLSSAIFDSADGGVFRMSDLRDWGSPAAEKALIDQGLLLSTLARANAIEPSEAYQSAARLTADMLERRMRRPDCGFFSAVFIDAEEAEGESVDYQVTQNTITAHNAIAARGLIEAGAEFGDDWMVAAGMQALEWLLGECLKGRKLLRTSDDKSLKDIRIDQGLLLSTLARANAIEPSEAYQSAARLTADMLERRMRRPDCGFFSAVFIDAEEAEGESVDYQVTQNTITAHNAIAARGLIEAGAEFGDDWMVAAGMQALEWLLGECLKGRKLLRTSDDKSLKDIRFLEDYAATVAACLSAYEHAGRKDMLRTAIRLQGEAAGLFASDQGFVMSVGDPLLPVAPVEYADSPAPSGASMLAENAVRLAKLTGDEAHLPTAASALRQFDRTLALAPHLAAHALYVASIMGR
- the gatB gene encoding Asp-tRNA(Asn)/Glu-tRNA(Gln) amidotransferase subunit GatB, producing the protein MAKDRLRELFGDWEAVIGLEIHTELTACASKMFCGCPVEFAGEPNTRVCPVCLGMPGALPTPNARAIEMTVLAGLSVSCEIARESRFHRKQYFYPDMPSNYQISQYDQPFCGLGFIDIQIDGPEAKQRIDRDTAENVTPIDGDAAAYSARIGITRIHLEEDTGKMVHVGGAEGRLQGATRSLIDFNRAGTPLIELVTEPDIRTPEEARRFAQQMRLTWLALGISDCNMEEGSMRVDANVSVRRRGEEGFGTKAEIKNLNSFKSLHDGVAYEIVRQIETLQSGGTVIQETRHWDASAKKTSALRSKEQAHDYRYFPDPDIVPFELSDEWIEGLRATLPELPAARRQRYRTEFGLSAYDAGALVSDADLATLFEETLGLTGAAKAKAVANVVLNDVAAFLNAEGVALAQSRLTPGGIAELVELVSDGVISSKQAKEVFAEMAASGQMPAEIADTRGMRQVSDHSAIEEVVDRVLAANASQVESFRSGKTGLLGFFVGQVIKEMGGQANPKVVSEILGRKLGSGG
- a CDS encoding DegV family EDD domain-containing protein; this translates as TNMIVGFDTLENLSKGGRIGKVSAFLGTMLNVKVTLTVDDQGAFHPVARSRGEKAALEHTVNWVKEQMGQATSGKFFVLHAMSAERAHRIADEIAGLFPGSDISVREVGSVIAAHTGTAWGVALLPNE